In Mycolicibacter virginiensis, the DNA window CATCGAGCGTGCCGAGCGCGTCCACCACGTGCAGGTCGTGCTCGTCCTGGTAGTAGTCCAACAACGGCGTGGTCTCCTCGCGGTAGACCATCATGCGGTTGTGGATGACGTCGGCGGTGTCGTCGGCGCGGCCACGTTCCTTGAGCCGCTTGAGCAGTTCGCTCTCGGTGACCCGGAACTCGAGCACTGCGTCCAGCTTGGTCTGGCGGCGCTCCAGCATGGTGTGCAGTGCCTCGGCCTGCTCTACCGAACGCGGGTAGCCGTCCAGGATGAACCCGTTGGCGGCGTCGGGCTGGTCGAGCCGGTCGTCGACCAGCGCGTTGGTGAGCTCCGGCGGCACCAGGTCTCCGGCATCGAGGTACTGCTTGGCCTGCTTGCCCAGCTCGGTGCCCTCGGCGATGTTGTGGCGGAACAGATCGCCGGTGGAGATCTGCGGGACGCCCAGCTTCTCCGCCAGCTTCGCCGCCTGGGTGCCCTTGC includes these proteins:
- a CDS encoding adenylate kinase, translating into MRVVLLGPPGAGKGTQAAKLAEKLGVPQISTGDLFRHNIAEGTELGKQAKQYLDAGDLVPPELTNALVDDRLDQPDAANGFILDGYPRSVEQAEALHTMLERRQTKLDAVLEFRVTESELLKRLKERGRADDTADVIHNRMMVYREETTPLLDYYQDEHDLHVVDALGTLDEVFTRALNALGQ